In Catharus ustulatus isolate bCatUst1 chromosome 27, bCatUst1.pri.v2, whole genome shotgun sequence, the DNA window AAGCAAGACAACGGCACAAGCAAGCAGGGCTGACAAATGAGCAGCCTCCAGCACCAGCTGAAGGGCTGCGAGAACAGGAGGCCTCAGTTGCCACCTCCCTGGTGCTCTCACAAGGTTCTGGACACAGAGCACAATCTGGCATTCTGCCACACCACCCAGAGGCACAAGTCGGAAGAGCCTGTGTGTGCATTTTCCAGGCTGCTCATCATCCCTTAAATCTGCTGGGATGCCTTGGCTACCAGGGTGCACACTGCAGTTTTGCCTGAAGactgccagctcagctcccccaTCCCCCTCCCATCTCTCAGTGCTGAAGATGCACAGCGCCTGACAGTGCATACAGCCTCTGCTGCCAGTAACTTCATGGGAGAGATGAAATCACTCTCTTCCCTGGCCAGCAAAGGGGAAGGGTGGCTGGTTGGTCTacagcagggatggaacatGGAGTGAGAGCTGCATGGCCTTCTAAAGGTCTTCCTGGtcagctgctctgcttgcaTGCCTGTTAGCACATGTCAGGCCCATCTTTCCCTGGCATCCTGGGTTGCTTCAGCCCCTGAGCACTCTCCTGTGGTGTCTTTCAGAAgggaaacacagccctgcacattGCTGCCTTGGCTGGACAGCAGGACGTGGTCCGGGAGCTGGTGAACTATGGGGCCAACGTCAATGCACAGTCCCAGGTAGGGTGACCTGGTCTGAAACAGGAAGGCACCCATCATATGTGATGGTGGTGTCCTCATGGTGGGAACTGTGCTCAGCGTGGGTATTTCAGCAGCCCTTTGCAGTTTCCCTCTATTCTTGCTCAGGAGCAAGGACTGCTCTGCCAGACTCCAGAAAAGAGACAAGAGTGCAAATGGTGTGGAGGCACATGGGGGCACCAGCAGGGTCTTTGTTGAAGGAGTCCCTGTCAACACATACAAGCATGCTGAATTTATCCTGGGAGGACTCGTGGCTGATGCCTCCCTGGCAAAGCTTTGAGATCTCCAGCAGTCCCTGCAGTTAAATACACTGTGCTTCCcttgctctttctttcttccttgcaCCTGCTAGGGCTGTAAGCTCTTCAGGTTTTGCCTGATGGGAGAATTGTCCCTAAAGCTAGTGAGCAGTGAGCAGAAGGCAGTGTCTCCTGGGTTGACTCTTACGAAGGattgcttggtttttttctggatatgTGGAGCCTTGGGCTCCATCTCTCTGTGATTGTTCCACTGTtgccaggcttttttttttctttttcacaccCAAAATGGATGCTTCTGCCCCTGTTCATTGACCTGGGAGTGTGGGTGTTGGTGGGGCTGTAGGTCTTAAAAGAACTCAGGAAACACAAGGAAGAGTTGTGCTGATGTACATGGACCTGTATTTGCAGAAAGGCTTCACACCTCTCTACATGGCAGCGCAGGAGAACCACCTGGAAGTTGTGAAGTTCTTGCTGGAAAATGGAGCCAACCAGAATGTAGCCACAGAGGTGAGATCCTTGGGGAGGAGCCTGTGGCCCTGCTTGTGGGGGCTACTGAGGAATGTGCTGGGTCCTGCCATGGCTCCTTgatcctctccctctccttggCAGGATGGCTTCACTCCACTAGCTGTGGCTCTCCAGCAAGGACATGAGAATGTGGTTGCTCACCTTATCAACTATGGGACAAGGGGTAAGGTCCgtctgcctgccctgcacatTGCAGCCCGCAATGATGACACTcgcacagctgctgtgctgctgcagaatgACCCCAATGCTGATGTCCTCTCCAAGGTGTGTGATTTTCCTATGCTGTCTCTGGGAGcttccccacatccccagggaGAACAGCAGCTTGGTATGCTGTATTTATCTGTAGTTTCATCAGGGAGCATGTGTCTGGCTGGCTGATCCCTCCTTCTTTCCCTAGACTGGATTCACCCCTTTGCACATTGCAGCCCACTATGAGAATCTCAGTGTGGCCCAATTGCTGCTGAACCGTGGAGCCAGTGTCAACTTCACACCCCAGGTGAGTGCAGCGTGGGAAGCTCCTGGGGCTTGTGGTGCTCCAGCACCAGAGAAGGATGCTGTGCCTCCTATCCATGTAGGatacagcagcagctgccagggcatGCTGGTGACGTGGGACTATGCAGAAAGTAGTACAGATGCATGGGGAGTTGCAGTTAATAACCAGCATGGGCCTTTTCTGCTATGTCTCCCTTCTGTCAGAAGCAGCCATGCATCCCTGAAAGCTCTTGGGGACCTTGTGTCCAGACTGAGAGaaagctggtgctgctgctgcagggcagagctcatAGAACCTGCAGTTAGGATGCCTTTTCCAGACCCATGGGTGAAGCACAATCCATGAGCTGGTGCTCTCCTGCAAGCTCTCTTTAGCTTCTGTCTGCAACCTTTGGCTGCATAGCCCCCTCTCACAGCCCTGTTAAACAAGCtgttccccagcactgtccctgcgCAGAGATgcacctctccctgccctctctcCATTGTTTGTCCCTTTCCTCCTCGAAAGAGAAGGTGCTGTTCCTTCTGACAGACTGTTGTTCCTCCTGACAGAATGGGATCACTCCCCTGCACATAGCTTCCCGCCGGGGCAACATCATCATGgtgcggctgctgctggaccGTGGGGCCCAGATAGAGACAAGGACCAAGGTGAGAGCACTTCTGAACACAGCCCCTCTTTACACGGGCCAtctccctccctgagctccttATGCCCAGGGCTTACCCTGCAAACGTCTTGCTGGGGAAAGCCTCTGGTGCACTAAGGGGATGGACCAGATTTTTTGCTGGCACATGTGGAGGTGAGGGGAGGCTGCATGGCAACAAAGCAGTGGCCAGGCTCAGTTTTGTCTTATTTTGCAGGCAAGAAGTTATTATTGCAAAGTCCCTGTTAGTCATCTACCTGAGGGAACCCTGCCCTTCCATGCCATACTGAGCCCTTGAACCCTTCTCTCTTCCCAGGATGAGCTGACCCCTCTCCACTGTGCAGCCCGCAATGGACATGTGAGAATTGCAGAGATCCTCCTCGACCATGGGGCTCCCATTCAAGCCAAAACCAAGGTACCCAGATGACTTGGTGGGGCTGTGATTGCTGCCAAggtcccagggcagcactgtgGGGTAACAAGCTGTGTACAGTTGCTGGCTGGCACCCGTGGCTGGCTTAGGGCTCTTTTTGACCTGACGAGGAGAGGTGTAAGAAACTTCCTGCCCTACTTGCCCTAGCTAGAGTCCTTTGCCTGAGGGCTTCATCCTTCAAAGGGACAAGTCAGAACCAGAAGGGAATGGCTGGGTGCAGTTTgccccatggcagcagctcttAAGGCCCTTCCCTCCACTTGACATTGCTCCTCTGTAAGTCTCAGTGAGGGATTTTGGGACTCCTCTCTGGGGAACAAGCTGTCTCTTCCGCCCTAGAGTAGTCTCTAGGGGTGCAAGgcaggggctgggtgggatgCCTGGACccctcctggcccagccctgAGGCCCTGCTCCACGGTCGCAGAACGGCTTGTCGCCGATccacatggcagcacagggcgACCACCTGGACTGCGTCCGCCTGCTCCTGCAGTACAGCGCCGACATCGACGACATCACCCTGGACCACCTGACGCCGCTGCACGTGGCTGCACACTGTGGGCACCACCGCGTGGCCAAGCTGCTGGTGGAGAAGGGGGCCAAGCCCAACTCCCGAGCCCTGGTGAGGAAGGGCAGGTGGGCTGGGCCTGGGGAGAGGGAGTGTTCCTGCAAATGACTGTCCCCCTGTCTCTGCAGAACGGCTTCACGCCCCTCCATATTGCCTGCAAGAAAAACCACATCCGtgtgatggagctgctgctgaagacaGGTGCCTCCATTGATGCTGTCACAGAGGTAGGAGGGCTGAGCCCATCCTCAGTTCTCTCGTTTCTGCATGTACAGTGTGGGCAACGTGGCAGGATGTGATCTCCCTGTTGCTTCTTCCAAGCCCCAGGGACCTTTCTTGGTGCTCTTTGCAGTTCAGAACCTATTTACCCTGACAGCATCTTCCTGAAGGGCAGGGAGATGCAGGGGAGACAGAAGCTCCTTGTTTCCTCCACACTCACCTGCCAGGCTCCTGGAGCAGACTGGGGACTCAGATTTTGCCTCTGTTGAGacctgccctggggaggaggaggaggggacatTAAGAGATATTGCCAAGGCCGTAAGTCCTGTCTTGGTTTCTGGACTCTTTCTCTTCACAGTCTGGCCTGACACCCCTGCATGTGGCTGCCTTCATGGGACACCTGCCCATTGTCAAGACTCTGCTGCAGCGTGGAGCCTCTCCTAATGTGTCCAACGTGGTGAGTTCCACCCTGACTGGGACTTTGGGAGCTCAGCTTATTGGGGTTCAGCAGGATATCCAGGTCTTGCACTTTCTGTTGACCTGAGCAGCCCCTGGTGCCCTCTCTTTTGTGCTGGCACAAGGAGCCAGTAGGGGTTGCATGCACTGCTCTCCTCTGTTCAGAGCAGAGGAATGACTGTAGGAAGGCGTTTTCTCTCCTTTGGCCCTACCACTTTATCCTGTCTTTGGTGCAGAAAGTAGAGACTCCCCTACACatggcagccagagctgggcacacagacGTGGCAAAGTACCTGCTGCTGAACAAAGCCAAAGCCAATGCTAAGGCCAAGGTAGGTACAGAGCACCTGTGTGATAATCAGCTCTGGAACAGCTAGTGCAGGTTTCTTTTCTGTCATGTGCTTAGAGTGCAGCCCCTACCAGGGGCTGTGCAACAGTGGGAACAGGGCTGAGACCCCTTTGGCATCTCAAGAAGAGACTGGTCCAGGTGTGCCCAAACAACTTCTTTGCCACCCTCACAGGACGACCAGACTCCTCTGCACTGTGCTGCACGCATTGGCCACACTGGAATGGTCAAACTCCTTTTGGAGAACAACGCCAACCCCAACCTGGCCACCACAGCAGGACACACGCCCCTGCACATCACTGCCAGAGAGGGGCACatggacacagccctggccctgctggagaAGGGAGCCTCACAGACCTGCATGACCAAGGTAGGCAGCTGGAAGGCATCACCCCGCTGGGGCAAGGCTGGGcaggctggtggcacagagTCCCTGTGACAGGAGGGGCAGCCTCCTCCTGTGTTGCAGCAGGCACCAGCAGCCTCTTCATCTCTGCCACCCTGTGATGGGCTGCCTTTCTCCTCAGAAAGGATTTACCCCTCTCCACGTTGCAGCCAAGTATGGAAAGGTGGATGTGGCAGAGTTGCTGTTGGCACATGACGCTCACCCCAATGCAGCAGGGAAGGTGAGTGTTGTTTGTGTGGGAGGAGTGGTCTAGTATGGGGAGAGgccctgtctcacctgtctgtacTCTCTCTCCCCCTGCAGAATGGCCTGACTCCACTGCATGTGGCTGTGCACCACAACAACCTGGAGATTGTCAaactgctgcttcccaaggggAGCTCCCCGCACAACTCAGCCTGGGTAAGTCTGGGCTGGGCTTCCCTGGGGATGTGGGAATGTGGTGTGTGTCCAGTGCCTGCCAGTctggggccagcactgcccctcaACGCTGGCACTCAGGGAATGTGTGAGGAGCTGATCACCATCAGCCTCTCTCCGTGTCTGCTACTCACGcctgcctgtgctcacagcacGTGGAGCAGGCAGGGTGCCAGGCAGTGGTCCTGTTCCAGCAGATAGGCTGTGTCAGGGATGGTCCCTGCTAGCAGCATGCTGGTTGCTGCGTGGGGAACGTGTTTCCATGGCAAGTCCTGCAGAGCAGCGCTGCGGTCTGGCAGTTTGGGAAAGCACAGGCAAATGTTTGCATGCAGCTATGAAGCAGTGAGTCAGAAAGCCCACAAGCTTGTGAGAATCATTCGGCTCTGCCTGAGCATGGGGAGCATCTCCCCACAGAGCATGCCAGCAGGCGCCTTGCTTCCCATGTTGTTTGCAGAAGCTGCATCCTCGAAGCAGCCAAGTGGCTGGTGGTGCCAGCCCTCCCCATCTGGCACCTTGCTCTCCCCTGAGCAGGCTGCCGGCAGACATGCTGGGCAGGCACCGGTACCAGCGCCAGCCCCGCGCTGGTCTGCGTCACCAGCAGCCTCACGTCAGCCCGGGCAGCGGgttctgccagctgctctgctcctgcagcgtggcagcagagcagggctccaggcCCTGCAGTCTCTGCCTGAATGCTAATGCTGTGTATTGGGAGTTTAGCTCCACACCTCAGCCAGGCACATCCCGGGAGGTGTGTCTGCCCCAGctttctgcagctcccagaggctGCATACTGCTGCAGAAATCCATGTGTAGAAAACTCCAGGACAGCCCCCACCAGTCAAACCTGAAGCAGGTGGTCTTTGAAAGCCCCGTGCTGACTTggctggaaaaatgggatttagcATCAGTGTCGGGGCTGATTGCTGTCAGAGAAATGGTGcgtggggcagagctgagctctggaggcagctgggaagggcagaCCTGGCCTGCAGAGGCAGGGTGGTACCTCCTGTCCCTTCTtgtcagctgggcagggctgagcactgCAATGAGCTTCTCTCCCTGCAGAATGGGTACACCCCCCTGCACATTGCTGCCAAGCAGAACCAGATGGAAGTGGCCAGCAGCCTGCTGCAGTATGGGGCTTCTGCAAATGCTGAATCAATGCAGGGAGTCACTCCCCTGCACCTGGCTTCCCAGGAGGGACATGCAGACATGGTGGCACTACTTTTCTCCAAACAAGCCAATGGCAACCTAGGCAACAAGGTAAGTTATCCCAGTGcatcctgccaggctggaggcaAACAagccagcagagagcagcagtttgGGTGGTGGTCCAGGCCCCTGTGACTCCCTGTGTTTGGGCAGTAGTACACTGTGTCAGTCATTTTGCCAGGCTGGAGACCTGACAGAGTCTCTGCTGCTGGACCTGCAGTCATGGCAGTGCCACTGTGCTGAGACCTCCTCTCTTTGCAGAGTGGCCTGACTCCTCTCCATCTTGTGGCCCAAGAGGGGCATGTGCAGGTTGCTGATGTTCTAGTGAAACATGGAGTCACAGTGGATGCAATGACCAGGGTAAAGTAGTGCACTGACCATGGCTTTGGTGAAACACATGGGGGACTACCTCTAGGCCTGCTCAGGGaagagcatttattttctttttctttgtgcGAGAGAATCCCTTCTAGCAGGCATCCTTACCATTTTGCCTGTGTCCTGGGGACTGTTCCTCCTCTCCCCCCCACCTCTCTGGTGGGGATTTTTGCCTGCTCCTATAGCTCACCTCTGTACCCACAGATGCAGTATGCTTTGAAGCCCTCTGCTTTGGTCTTGGGCTCTTGGGAAGCCCCCAGATATATGCCTCATCCTTCATGCATAGGGGCTTGCCTGTGGATGAGCATATCCAAGCCAGAAGGGTGATAAGCAGTGGTGAGGGCAGACTGACACCTGATCTTGTGTTTCAGATGGGCTATACCCCACTGCATGTGGCCAGCCATTATGGGAACATCAAGCTGGTGAAGTTTTTGCTGCAGCACCAAGCAGATGTCAATGCTAAGACTAAGGTACAGAGGTGTCCTGTGCTCCAGGTACCCTTCTGCCATGCCAAACAGCATGCAGATTGATGGGGAAGTGGAGCTGTCCTCATGCTCCAGGCATGAAGCACAGTGTGTGAGGCCTGGGGGCATTTCTGGGGCAGCAGACTTCCAGAAGTGATTGCAGCATCCTCTGTCCTCCCTTGCAGCTGGGCTACACGCCCCTGCaccaagcagcacagcagggccacaCGGAcgtggtgacactgctgctgaaaCACGGCGCGTCTCCCAACGAGGTCAGCACGGTGAGTTCATTGCTCCCCTGCACCTCCCACTCTGCACCTCCCCACTCTGTGGCAAGCTCAGGCAGCTGCCTGAGCTGCCCTGCGGCTGCTGCTGACCCAGGCTTTGCTCTGTGCACAGAATGGCACCACTCCCCTGGCCATCGCAAAGCGGCTTGGCTACATTTCCGTCACAGACGTGCTCAAGATTGTCACAGAGGAAACCGACATCCCGGTGAGCCCCTGGGACCAGGATGCTGTGGAGaagggctgggactgggagcagcctgggaaaggTCACCAGCTGGGTGCTTAGCCCAGGTgtgaggagggggctgcagATAGCTGTGCAGCAAAATGCTGGCTTCCtctgactctgctctgctcccacagtCCGTTGGTGACAAACACCGCATGAGCTTCCCAGAGACTGTGGACGAGATTCTGGATGTATCAGAAGATGAAGGTGAGGGGTGAGAGTTGGGTCACACCATCCCAGAGATCTGCCAGCTGGGTCAGGTGTGGCAGGCAGCAGtcacagggatggcactggtgttccagctggagcagggaccaCCTAGGGCGGGGGAGCTGTGTGGGCCCTGCTGTGGTATTGCAGAGAGGACGAGGGAAGCCCACCAGACTCCTGAGGTGGCACCTCCTGGCTTGGGTGCTTCCTTGCACTGTGCAGGAGGGATATGTCTGGACATCTCTGTGATCCCATGCCCCAGGGACTGTGCAGAGAGCCCTTGGGCATGCAGAGCCCCCACTGTGCCTTGCTCTGCTGGAGGGtaccagctcccagcccagctgcagctggtttGCTCCTGCACCCTCCCACCAATACCTCACTTTTGCCTCTTCTTACTTTGCAGGCACTGCTCATGTCACAGTAATGGGTATGAAAtgtgtccccctgccccagctcaaTGGCCCATTTCACCCCATGGCCACTAACCATCCGCACGCCACATCCatctgctgagccctgctgctggtcTGGGGctctccagccagccctgccatcccctcTGCCAATCCATGTCCGTGCTGCTTGCTGTGGTGTGACTGCATGAATGGGCATCCTCCCACTCAGGAGGACCCTGACTCCCTCATCAGAGCCAGgccctgtccatggcaggtgGAGGAACCTGGTACTGTGCCAAACTCTGgtgtccctctgcagctgccccGTGCCATCCCGGCCAGAGCAGGGATTAACCTGAGCGCTCAAgggtctctgtgctgctgtggtcccctccccttctctggGGCACTCTGCTTCTTTGGGAGGTGCTGGACACCTCCCACGTAGCACTGGCTAGAGCCAAACTCTGATGAGCTAGTTAGCAGGTGTTAATGGGACCAGTGGTCAGCAttagcagagctctgtgcctccAGTGGGTGCAGCGTTAGGGCAGCCTCCAGCCGAGCCTATGTCCCTGTCTGAGACATCAGTGTAAGGTGCTCACTGCAGTCTCTGCACTGTGTTTGGTGCTGTGAGAAAGAGTGATTTCCTGAtggctcccacagctcctgtcccGCTGGCCTGCCACACGGGCCGTGCCCTGCCAGCAAACCCATTCTGGCAGACAGCAAAGCCCCCACCCCGTGTCTGGCTGAGACCCAGGGGGCAGGTGTGTGTATATCaaggagtgggagcagggatgggccCTGGTTCCAGCCCTCAGGAGGGGTGGGGGCAAGGGCTGGATGTCTGTGTTCCCTTGTGCGTCTGCCTCTGCTTGCTGAGCCAGCTCTTGGTTTCAGAGGAAGAGCTGATTGCACTAAAGCCCAAGACACCTGATCTCAGAGACCAGGAAGGCAAAAGGGAGATACTGGAGTTCATGACCACAACGACACTGGAGCAAACGTAAGAGACTCTGTAtggtggggagggagcaggtACAGGGCCCAGGACCAGCcttgtgctgggctgggcttccTGTGGGGCACATaaggctctgggcagggcactCAGATCATTGAACCCTCACCAGCTGGCATGGCAGGCAAAGCTGGTCAGTGCTGTTCCTGCACCAGGACGTGGGACTGCTGCTTAGTTTGTCTTtgtccagcagccccaggactctgtggggatgggcaggggctgagggaccCTACAACTTCTGTGTCTGTCACTACCCTCTCCTGCCAGGGTGGAGTCTCCAGCTGTCCTGCAGGTCCCCTGCATCCCACCTGAAACTGTGGTGACCAGAGCTGAGGAGACTGAGCAGGTAGGACCAGTGGAAACAGAAGCTGAGCAAGTCAGCCTGCTGCATGCACCCTCGGTGTCCCCACAGGAGGTGAGCATGAGATACAGCCTGCCATGGCCTCCCCCATAAAttccctgctggggcagctcccccATCACCACAGAGGTTAAGTGTGTGATGGGCAATGGGCATTGACTCGGTGGTACTGGACTGTCCAGCAAGGATTGTGTAAGAGTGGGCTGGCTCAACACCCCCAGATAGGACCCTTTGCAACAGGGTCTCTTCCCTGCATTACACAGCCCTCCAAAGAGTTCGATGAGGATTCCCTGatccccagcagccctgccactgAGACCTCAGATAACATCAGCCCGGTGGCCAGCCCCGTGCACACAGGGTGAGTGCCCAGCCTGTGCAGCGCGTGCATGCTGTGTTCACGAGCTGGCTGCAAGGTGCCCACGTGCCCATGCCTCTCTGTCCACTCCAGGTTCCTGGTGAGCTTCATGGTGGATGCTCGTGGTGGCTCCATGCGGGGCAGCCGGCACCACGGTCTGCGCGTGGTCATCCCGCCCCGCGCCTGCGCTGCACCGACCCGCATCACCTGCCGCCTGGTGAAGCCCCAAAagctccctgcacccccacCACTGGCTGAGGAGGAGGGTCTGGGCAGTCGGATCATTGCTCTGGGGCCTGCTGGTGCCCA includes these proteins:
- the ANK1 gene encoding ankyrin-1 isoform X13, which translates into the protein MAQAAKQLKKIKDIEAQALQEQKEKEESNRKRRNRSRDRKKKRGHAPTTVDPLPSCCKQGSPEGMLEQESAVQADAATSFLRAARSGNLDKALDHLRNGVDINTCNQNGLNALHLASKEGHVKMVVELLHKEIVLETTTKKGNTALHIAALAGQQDVVRELVNYGANVNAQSQKGFTPLYMAAQENHLEVVKFLLENGANQNVATEDGFTPLAVALQQGHENVVAHLINYGTRGKVRLPALHIAARNDDTRTAAVLLQNDPNADVLSKTGFTPLHIAAHYENLSVAQLLLNRGASVNFTPQNGITPLHIASRRGNIIMVRLLLDRGAQIETRTKDELTPLHCAARNGHVRIAEILLDHGAPIQAKTKNGLSPIHMAAQGDHLDCVRLLLQYSADIDDITLDHLTPLHVAAHCGHHRVAKLLVEKGAKPNSRALNGFTPLHIACKKNHIRVMELLLKTGASIDAVTESGLTPLHVAAFMGHLPIVKTLLQRGASPNVSNVKVETPLHMAARAGHTDVAKYLLLNKAKANAKAKDDQTPLHCAARIGHTGMVKLLLENNANPNLATTAGHTPLHITAREGHMDTALALLEKGASQTCMTKKGFTPLHVAAKYGKVDVAELLLAHDAHPNAAGKNGLTPLHVAVHHNNLEIVKLLLPKGSSPHNSAWNGYTPLHIAAKQNQMEVASSLLQYGASANAESMQGVTPLHLASQEGHADMVALLFSKQANGNLGNKSGLTPLHLVAQEGHVQVADVLVKHGVTVDAMTRMGYTPLHVASHYGNIKLVKFLLQHQADVNAKTKLGYTPLHQAAQQGHTDVVTLLLKHGASPNEVSTNGTTPLAIAKRLGYISVTDVLKIVTEETDIPSVGDKHRMSFPETVDEILDVSEDEEEELIALKPKTPDLRDQEGKREILEFMTTTTLEQTVESPAVLQVPCIPPETVVTRAEETEQPSKEFDEDSLIPSSPATETSDNISPVASPVHTGFLVSFMVDARGGSMRGSRHHGLRVVIPPRACAAPTRITCRLVKPQKLPAPPPLAEEEGLGSRIIALGPAGAQFLSPVIVEIPHFASYGRGDRELVVLRSENGSVWKEHRNRYEESYMDQLLNGMDEELESQEELDKKRVCRIITTDFPLYFVVMSRICQDCDMIGPEGGCLKSTLVPMVQATFPETAVTKRVRLALQAQPVPDELVTKLLGNQATFSPIVTVEPRRRKFHRPIGLRIPLPPSWKDNPRDSGEGDTTSLRLLCSVIGGTAQAQWEDITGTTKLVYENECANFTTNVSARFWLADCPRTAEAVHFATMLYKELTAVPYMAKFVVFAKMNDAREGRLRCYCMTDDKVDKTLEQHENFTEVARSRDIEVVEGMPLHVELSGNLVPVKKAAQPRTFLFQSFRENRLVIPIKVRDSSREASGSLSFLRKAMKYEDLQHVLCHLNISIPPCTKGSGSEERRRTLTPLSLRERYSILSETSFGSLSSMDKADQKMVDIAEQLGLSWAELARELQFGVDDINRIRVENPNSLLEQSIALLNLWASREGKNVKIENLYTALRNIDRGEIVNMLEGSGRQSRSLKGSWRYTERDYSLSPSQMNVQQKVQARIMTSPTFSHAVEKSADRLRDWNAEGSFISCLQDLTAGSWQEGVTRRLLPTHTTASGAQGQEQEQVLMPATELMRVSSAEDSDWQPQHPTGGWQEEADSRFFGQGNEALHLPGEQVTEEQFTDDQGNIITKKIIRKVVRQLGPGDMGDRQEQEELILEGSLQEPQDLEAEDDHFMKYSILHRDGLGAKEEVRVRVPKPEVSGGRMGAQIVKRASLKRGKQ
- the ANK1 gene encoding ankyrin-1 isoform X14; this encodes MAQAAKQLKKIKDIEAQALQEQKEKEESNRKRRNRSRDRKKKRGHAPTTVDPLPSCCKQGSPEGMLEQESAVQADAATSFLRAARSGNLDKALDHLRNGVDINTCNQNGLNALHLASKEGHVKMVVELLHKEIVLETTTKKGNTALHIAALAGQQDVVRELVNYGANVNAQSQKGFTPLYMAAQENHLEVVKFLLENGANQNVATEDGFTPLAVALQQGHENVVAHLINYGTRGKVRLPALHIAARNDDTRTAAVLLQNDPNADVLSKTGFTPLHIAAHYENLSVAQLLLNRGASVNFTPQNGITPLHIASRRGNIIMVRLLLDRGAQIETRTKDELTPLHCAARNGHVRIAEILLDHGAPIQAKTKNGLSPIHMAAQGDHLDCVRLLLQYSADIDDITLDHLTPLHVAAHCGHHRVAKLLVEKGAKPNSRALNGFTPLHIACKKNHIRVMELLLKTGASIDAVTESGLTPLHVAAFMGHLPIVKTLLQRGASPNVSNVKVETPLHMAARAGHTDVAKYLLLNKAKANAKAKDDQTPLHCAARIGHTGMVKLLLENNANPNLATTAGHTPLHITAREGHMDTALALLEKGASQTCMTKKGFTPLHVAAKYGKVDVAELLLAHDAHPNAAGKNGLTPLHVAVHHNNLEIVKLLLPKGSSPHNSAWNGYTPLHIAAKQNQMEVASSLLQYGASANAESMQGVTPLHLASQEGHADMVALLFSKQANGNLGNKSGLTPLHLVAQEGHVQVADVLVKHGVTVDAMTRMGYTPLHVASHYGNIKLVKFLLQHQADVNAKTKLGYTPLHQAAQQGHTDVVTLLLKHGASPNEVSTNGTTPLAIAKRLGYISVTDVLKIVTEETDIPSVGDKHRMSFPETVDEILDVSEDEGTAHVTVMEEELIALKPKTPDLRDQEGKREILEFMTTTTLEQTVESPAVLQVPCIPPETVVTRAEETEQVGPVETEAEQVSLLHAPSVSPQEPSKEFDEDSLIPSSPATETSDNISPVASPVHTGFLVSFMVDARGGSMRGSRHHGLRVVIPPRACAAPTRITCRLVKPQKLPAPPPLAEEEGLGSRIIALGPAGAQFLSPVIVEIPHFASYGRGDRELVVLRSENGSVWKEHRNRYEESYMDQLLNGMDEELESQEELDKKRVCRIITTDFPLYFVVMSRICQDCDMIGPEGGCLKSTLVPMVQATFPETAVTKRVRLALQAQPVPDELVTKLLGNQATFSPIVTVEPRRRKFHRPIGLRIPLPPSWKDNPRDSGEGDTTSLRLLCSVIGGTAQAQWEDITGTTKLVYENECANFTTNVSARFWLADCPRTAEAVHFATMLYKELTAVPYMAKFVVFAKMNDAREGRLRCYCMTDDKVDKTLEQHENFTEVARSRDIEVVEGMPLHVELSGNLVPVKKAAQPRTFLFQSFRENRLVIPIKVRDSSREASGSLSFLRKAMKYEDLQHVLCHLNISIPPCTKGSGSEERRRTLTPLSLRERYSILSETSFGSLSSMDKADQKMVDIAEQLGLSWAELARELQFGVDDINRIRVENPNSLLEQSIALLNLWASREGKNVKIENLYTALRNIDRGEIVNMLEGSGRQSRSLKGSWRYTERDYSLSPSQMNVLPGYASLQDELLSPASLHYTLPSPLRADQYWNEVAIMDAIPMAATEQDALMEMSDMQVWSSGLTPSLVTAEDSSLECSKAEDSDATSEGRFPGQLLADAHGPDHMGSMDLVEDDTVDSDAMNGLIDLLEQEEGQRPEGKMPSGDHQPGTGEQDPESEVSFVSVQQKVQARIMTSPTFSHAVEKSADRT